The following coding sequences lie in one Chionomys nivalis chromosome 8, mChiNiv1.1, whole genome shotgun sequence genomic window:
- the LOC130880650 gene encoding transmembrane protein 258-like — protein MEPEAMSRYTSPVNPAIFPHLTVVLLAISMFFTAWFFVYEVTSTKYTRDIYKELLISLVASLFMGFGVLFLLLWVGIYV, from the coding sequence ATGGAGCCTGAGGCCATGAGTAGGTACACCAGCCCTGTCAACCCAGCCATCTTCCCACACCTGACTGTGGTACTTCTGGCCATCAGCATGTTCTTCACCGCCTGGTTCTTCGTTTACGAGGTCACCTCCACCAAGTACACTCGTGACATTTACAAAGAGCTCCTCATCTCCTTGGTGGCGTCACTCTTCATGGGCTTTGgagtcctcttcctcctgctctgggTTGGCATCTACGTATGA